One genomic region from Jiangella sp. DSM 45060 encodes:
- a CDS encoding molybdopterin-dependent oxidoreductase — translation MTSTESGAGSGAGSVRSWWPPALAGVVALGLGLAVAEIVAGALGRAETPVVAVGEEFIDHTPGWLKDFAVETFGVHDKSVLLAGMGVVLALLGALIGLLTARSRGLGLLAATVLLVVAGLAVNARPDTTMADLLPTLAAGLVALPALAWLVGKAAPVEAPAGAAVVPAPSRRAFLTAAGVTAGLAVAGAGLGQLLGARRAGVETSRDDIAASLDLPRADVPPGVDLVVPDADPWRTPNQHFYRIDTALSEPLVRAEDWSLRVHGMVETEVELSYDQLVAMGLEDRWLTLNCVSNEVGGHLIGNALWSGVPIADVLALARPRDGADAVRSRSQDGWTAGTPLDVLTDGRDALLAVGMNGDPLPLAHGFPVRMIVPGLYGYVSATKWVVELEVTRFADFEAYWTTRGWAEKGPVKVASRIDVPSSRAHVAAGSVAVAGVAWAQHRGIAAVQVRVDDGDWNDARLAAVPSTDTWRQWVWEWDAEPGDHRLQVRATTMDGEVQTSDQAPPAPDGASGWHTIDVTVD, via the coding sequence GTGACGTCTACCGAGTCCGGCGCCGGGTCCGGCGCGGGGTCCGTGCGCTCGTGGTGGCCGCCGGCATTGGCCGGGGTCGTCGCGCTGGGCCTCGGGCTGGCCGTGGCCGAGATCGTGGCCGGTGCGCTGGGCCGGGCCGAGACGCCGGTCGTGGCGGTCGGTGAGGAGTTCATCGACCACACGCCCGGCTGGCTGAAGGACTTCGCCGTCGAGACCTTCGGCGTCCACGACAAGTCCGTGCTGCTGGCCGGCATGGGCGTGGTGCTGGCGCTGCTCGGCGCGCTGATCGGGCTGCTCACCGCCCGAAGCAGGGGCCTCGGGTTGCTGGCCGCCACCGTCCTCCTGGTCGTCGCCGGGCTGGCCGTCAACGCCCGGCCCGACACCACCATGGCCGACCTCCTCCCGACGCTCGCCGCCGGGCTGGTCGCGCTGCCGGCGCTGGCGTGGCTGGTGGGGAAGGCGGCGCCGGTCGAGGCGCCGGCCGGTGCTGCGGTCGTGCCGGCACCCAGTCGCCGCGCGTTCCTCACGGCCGCCGGCGTCACCGCCGGTCTGGCCGTCGCCGGCGCCGGGCTCGGCCAGTTGCTCGGCGCCCGCCGGGCCGGCGTCGAGACCTCCCGCGACGACATCGCCGCCAGCCTCGACCTCCCGCGCGCCGACGTCCCTCCGGGCGTCGACCTCGTCGTCCCCGACGCCGACCCGTGGCGCACCCCGAACCAGCACTTCTACCGCATCGACACCGCGCTGTCCGAGCCGCTGGTCCGGGCCGAGGACTGGTCGCTGCGGGTGCACGGCATGGTCGAGACCGAGGTGGAGCTGAGCTACGACCAGCTGGTCGCCATGGGCCTGGAGGACCGCTGGCTGACGCTGAACTGCGTCTCCAACGAGGTCGGCGGCCACCTCATCGGCAACGCGTTGTGGTCGGGCGTGCCGATCGCGGACGTGCTCGCGCTGGCCCGCCCGCGGGACGGCGCCGACGCCGTCCGGTCCCGCTCGCAGGACGGCTGGACCGCCGGCACCCCGCTCGACGTCCTCACCGACGGCCGCGACGCGCTGCTGGCGGTCGGTATGAACGGCGACCCGCTGCCGCTGGCGCACGGGTTCCCGGTGCGGATGATCGTGCCCGGCCTGTACGGCTACGTCAGCGCCACGAAGTGGGTGGTCGAGCTGGAGGTCACCCGGTTCGCCGACTTCGAGGCCTACTGGACGACGCGCGGCTGGGCCGAGAAGGGCCCGGTCAAGGTCGCGTCCCGCATCGACGTCCCCAGCAGCCGCGCCCACGTCGCCGCCGGTTCCGTCGCCGTCGCGGGGGTCGCGTGGGCGCAGCATCGCGGCATCGCGGCCGTCCAGGTCCGCGTCGACGACGGCGACTGGAACGACGCCCGGCTGGCCGCCGTCCCGAGCACCGACACCTGGCGGCAGTGGGTGTGGGAGTGGGACGCCGAGCCCGGCGACCACCGGCTGCAGGTCCGCGCCACCACCATGGACGGCGAGGTGCAGACGTCCGACCAGGCCCCGCCCGCCCCCGACGGCGCCTCCGGCTGGCACACCATCGACGTCACCGTCGACTGA
- a CDS encoding glycoside hydrolase family 43 protein, which translates to MRLLLAAGTALVVLAACGGAEPDPVEEEQPVGFTNPVVDRDFPDPAVIEADGQWWAYATNSRAGNVPVMTSPDLVTWESAGDAMPVLAPWVTGGRTWAPEIAVHGPARYVLYYTALGTASGRQCVGRAVATSPAGPFVDESAEPMICQTDAGGSIDASPFTDADGARYLLWKNDGNAIGVDTWIYAQPLSPDGLTLEGAPVQLIKQDQPWEGTVVEAPFLWLRDGTYYLFYSANAYDRAEYAVGYAVCEGPLGPCRKPAEAPLLASTEDAAGPGHCVLIEKDGRTWMVHHAWPPDSVGSALPGRTMWLTEVRWDDGVPVLDGPRASVAALP; encoded by the coding sequence ATGAGGCTGCTGCTGGCGGCCGGGACGGCGCTCGTCGTCCTGGCCGCCTGCGGCGGCGCCGAGCCCGACCCCGTCGAAGAGGAGCAGCCCGTGGGCTTCACCAACCCCGTCGTCGACCGCGACTTCCCCGACCCCGCCGTCATCGAGGCCGACGGCCAATGGTGGGCGTACGCGACGAACTCGCGGGCCGGGAACGTGCCGGTCATGACGTCGCCGGACCTGGTGACGTGGGAGTCGGCCGGCGACGCGATGCCGGTGCTGGCGCCGTGGGTGACCGGCGGGCGGACGTGGGCGCCGGAGATCGCGGTGCACGGGCCGGCCCGGTACGTCCTCTACTACACGGCGCTGGGGACGGCGTCGGGGCGGCAATGCGTGGGCCGGGCCGTCGCGACGTCGCCCGCCGGCCCGTTCGTCGACGAGTCGGCCGAGCCGATGATCTGCCAGACCGACGCGGGCGGCTCCATCGACGCCAGCCCGTTCACCGACGCCGACGGCGCCCGCTACCTGCTGTGGAAGAACGACGGCAACGCGATCGGCGTCGACACCTGGATCTACGCCCAGCCGCTCTCTCCGGACGGGCTGACGCTCGAGGGTGCGCCTGTGCAGCTGATCAAGCAGGACCAGCCGTGGGAGGGCACGGTCGTCGAGGCGCCGTTCCTCTGGCTGCGCGACGGCACGTACTACCTGTTCTACTCGGCCAACGCGTACGACCGCGCCGAGTACGCCGTCGGGTACGCCGTCTGCGAGGGCCCGCTCGGGCCGTGTCGCAAGCCGGCCGAGGCGCCTCTCCTGGCGTCGACGGAGGACGCGGCCGGGCCGGGGCACTGCGTGCTGATCGAGAAGGACGGCCGCACCTGGATGGTCCACCACGCCTGGCCGCCCGACTCCGTCGGCTCGGCGCTGCCCGGCCGCACGATGTGGCTGACGGAGGTGCGGTGGGACGACGGCGTCCCGGTGCTGGACGGGCCGCGCGCCTCGGTGGCCGCCCTGCCGTAG